CTGACAGGATAGTCCCCTCTACAGCCCCGCCTCCTCCTCCACAGCCCCGCCTCCTCCAGACTAGGAGCTCACACCCACCACCATCTAACCAGCGCGTGCTGTCAGAGtcctgcactctgattggttgttggAATTGTTCCCGCCCCACTTTCTTGATGGCTATGTTTTAGCACTTCCCATTGGCTGTGTTTCTTACACTGGCCACGCCTCAGagctgtgattggttaaattcggATTCCAGACTTATTTTGCCCCGCCCACTGCGTCTGATTGGTGTTTCCATGATGTCGAATCTCCGCCCCGCGCACTGGGTGCACCAAGATGGCGGCGCGCATGGTGACCCGGTGTTCTGTCAGCTGTGCCCGGGCTCTGAGCTCCAGAACCCCTGCTCCCCAGAGCCGGCTGTATGAGCACGGGAGGGAGGGCTACAGCCACCGGCCCCAGCTGGACATGGAGACCCTGAGCCGGGACCTGGAGAGAGCCCAGCGGGAGATAGAGGACAGGAAGGGCGGGGAGCGGGACCTGGGGGGGCTGGTAAGGGGgagactgggggggaggggagcgggACCTGGGGGGGCTGGTAAGGGGGGagactggggggaggagggggagcggCACCTGGGACTGGGGGGAGCAGGACCTGAGGGGGCTGGtaagaggggacctggggggaggagggggggctggtAAGAGAggagagacggggggggggggggctggtgaGGGGGAGAGCAGGACCTGGGGGGCTGGTAAGAGGGGACTGAGGGGCTGGTAAGGGGGGACTGAGGGGGAGAGCaggacctgggggggggggggctggtaaGAGGGTACTGGGGGGAGAGCAGGACCTGGGGGGCTGGTAAGAGGGAACTGGGGGGGGAGCAGGATCTGGGGGGGCTGGTAAGAGGGACCTGGGGGGAGCAGGACCTCGGAGGGCTGGTAAGGGGGAACGGGGGGGAGGCGGTAAGAGGATTCTGGGGGGTGGTCTGTTAAGAGGGACTGGGGAGAGTGACAGGGGTGTCTGTTAAGAGGGACTGGGGGTGAAAGACTGATGGGCTTGTAAGAGGGTAATGGCACAAGGTGTAGAGACACTGGGAATGGAAATAGACGCTGGGGGTAAGACTGGGCAAGGGTGGGGAACACCAAGGAGGAGAGGAATAGATACTGGGAAGAGAAGTAGAGAGACTTTGTTAACAGAGGGTGATAATAGTTCTGGAAGGGAAAAGCAAAGATTAGAGAGATTGACTGGAAAGCCACTGGTGGCAGTGAGAGTTGGGTTGGGGCTGTATGCTGGGGAAGGCAGAGAGAATGTGAAAGCCAGCAGCTAAGGATGATTGAATTTGGTAGAGTATAAGAGAATGAGGCAGTGGTGTGAGAGTTTGGAAGGCAGTAACAACGAGAGAGCTTTGGTGGCAGTGACAGACATCGGTAGGGACTGTACATTTGGAAGGTTAGGGGAGGGTCCTTTAGGGTGGTGGTGAGAGAGAGATTGGAGGGACCTCCAGGTGGTGCAGTGATGACACTGTTGAATAAAGACAAAGTGTGGGGGGAAAGTTTAAGTGAGTTAAATTGTTATAGTGGGGGAGTGTCTTTATCCTGTCACCCTCACAGGACATTGATTTATACTATCAGGTCAGGACGTGGGAGCAGCTGCAGAAAATCAGACAGGACATTCAGAAACTGGAAGATGAGAAGACCCAGATGGCCAAAGAAGTGAAACATCTAGTGGTGAGTAATTCTGTGTAAAATGTAAACACCATATAACTTGTTTTGACTAGACCCAgcagatgctctcagccaatgagagggCCCTGCTTGGCTCTCTAGAGCGAAGGTGATTCTTACTGTATGAAGACAGGACTCAGGGGCTGAGAGCATCCAGCATGTTGTCACACCTCTCTCAAATGGGTGACTGTTCTATCATGGGATGGGACCAGGACACCCctggcatcataactactacactgggCTGAAATGGTtggggtgcttggagtgttccttgaaCGGGGATGCTGATGTgggctttgtttgtttttttgctgtttgttacTCTTAGAGCGGATTCCTGGTAAATGTGTTTCTTTGTTCAATCCACAGCTGACGCACACCAAAGAAACCTTGGAAAAGGTACGTTCAGCAAAGAGCCATGTCGCACATTAGTCCTTGGTGTTTTATGTGGGGTGTTGTTTCCTGTCTCCTCTGTGTTAATCTGGCATTGTTCTGTGTCATGTATACTGTGTATCTTTGTGGaattatttttagttttctgTAAGTTTTACCAGTTTTCCTCCGGTTTTAGCTCCCAGTGTATGTATCCCTAAGAAAGAGGGGTAAAGACATCCGGCAGCAGCTTAATAGCCTGTACCCAGAGGAGAGTGACCTAGACAGATCCTTTTATATCCGAGCTTTGCGGCTGCCAAACCGGACACACCCAGACACGGTAAGCGCTGAGCACATTTCAGATACAGGAGCCACTGATAATTAATACGTTCCCCCTCGGTCTAGTCAGCCACCCCAGAGACTTTGTGTGAATCAAACTTTAAATACTAGCTGATCAGAGTCTCTCCCAGTGTTCCTTTACCTATACATTTACTAGTAATATATCTAGCACTATGTGTGAGGAGGGAGGTTATAAAAACAGCTCCGTATCAATTATTCCCAACTCTTTGACAAGGTTTTTCATAGTTAATAACTATATCatgcattgtttgtttgttttttgttcctgCAGCCTGTTGGTGATGAGAGCAAAGCTCGAGTATTGGATATTGTTGGGGGGAAGCCTAGTAAGTGTCTGAGCTGCTGATAGGAGGTGTTTTGGGGTACAGAATGGTATGAAAGATTAGTGTGTTGGGGTACAGACCATTAAGAAGTCTCAGTGTGTGAGTTTGTGGGTTCCAGAATGGTAAGAAAGATGAGCGTGGTTGAGGTAGGAAGAAAGGTGAGGTCTTGCTGCAATTTTTGATATATTCTTTTATCTGCCTTTCATTCAGAGTTTGATTTTGAGCTGCAAAACCATCTCCAGCTTGGGGAAGATCTTGATATTATTCGTCAGCGGTATGAAAAGTGACTAGTGGCTGTAATGAATTTATACTAACCCTGAACTTGTAATTGCTATGTCAGCCAGATCCCCTCTGCATGATTGATATATCAAACCAGgtggctatttcagtttcttacAGCCTGACTACCCTACTGCCCCAATGGATTAAATAATCCTCCTTGCTGGACCTCATCGAGTCCTGACCTACACAGGGGTTATGGTGTGCATTCGCCAACACTGGCGGTCAGCAATGGGGGAAACTGGATAAATGAACCCTTGTCGTAACAAGCTCCTCCGATAACCAACAGCTGGATTGAACtctgtaataacaataataatcagTGGGCTCTGTGCTTCAATTAACAAAAATCtaattggaggaaaaaaaaaacataagatcCCATTGAATGCAGGATATACGTGTCAGGGGTCTGGTTAGTGGTTCTGGTCAGATGCCTTGCAGTCCATAGAGTGTGTGATGGCTACATGTAATCTCCCATGTAGTCCATACTGTGGTGTGTTATATATTAAAGTGTTTCTGctccttttttttatgtatgtatttcctTTTTGTCCCATTGTTTGCGATAGTGTTTTTCCTGCGTCTCTCTTGTATAACGTTTTGCTCCCACGTTTCTTGCTCCTAAAGTATTAAAATCAGATGCAGAGGTTTTGCTTCACTTTTCTATGGCGCACTGTGAGCAGCTTTATCAAGTATTGTCTTTGTTTTAAGGAAAATCCTTCAAATTGTAAACGTGTGGGTTGGTTTTCCCCTTACTGTCTTCATCATTTGTCTTATTTTGTGACTGTAAAAATTATCAGGAGcaaaatatcaaataaaataaagtgttcgACAAATCATTTGGGCGCATTACAGAGAAGACACGAATATTGTCTCCACTGTATGAAGATGGAGCGACTGTTTTATACATTAGAAAATGGCGCATGTGCACAAATGTGACTGATTGTGACCATCTTACAATAACCCTGTGTAGTCAATTATTACCAAACTCTCTGTATGTAGGCTGAAAGCAGTCTTTCGAAGTGCTGGTCACGGACAAGGAAtaaatcctatatatatattagttttagACGCATCAAACTGTTTTACCATTTCTATAAAGGGATCGTTGACTGGCCGAGTACGGCATATCTCCTCTAGTCTGTCTGAAACTGAGCACGGCACACTCGGTTTATCCTGTTACCTTCTCTTTATATGCTGGTTTACTCATTAAACTCGCATACTGTAAAATCAGGTTGGCATCGGATTAGCTGAGCTAGAAAATGTCAGCTATAGTAAGTACCTGGCTATTTTACCCTAAATTAGCCAAGTGCATTTTATTTCTCTGTAATTAGTCAATCATTTAACTTGCTTTTAACCCCCACAATCTCTGCCCCAATAAATAATCTTTCATTCCCACTTGTTACTCCGTCATGTGAAAGTCTGCCTGTCTCTCCCTTTTACAATCTGTAACTCTGTTTCATGAATTGTACACTGTCTGCTCACGTGTTTCATTAGCTGATTGGAGCCACAGGCATTTTCCGCAGAATATTCCATACTATTGTGTAGGTTGGGTACACGGCAGCCCCCAGGCCGTGTTTTAGACTTCCATTTTATTGGAAGCAAAGAGGGATGAAACAGCTGGTATAATTAATCATCCCTTTGTCCTCGATTCTGTTACCATTGCAAACCTACCTTAATATAAGAAAGAATCGCTTACCTTGCAAAGAAAGCCCACCAGTCTCTACCATTTTTAACGTCTGCACCTTCTTCCAGTCACTGCTGTGGTGATAGTGACTTCTATTTAGTAGCGGGACCAAATAATCAGTTACCCTTTCGGATGCTAAAATCCTTCCTTGATGGACCTGGCACTTATTCATAGACTGTGAcggaagataagaaccattcggcccatctagtctgcccaattttctaaatactttcattagtccctggccttatcttatagttaggatagccttatgcctatcccacgcatgcttaaactccctcactgtgttgacctctaccacttcagctggaagcctattccatgcatccactaccctctcagtaacgtaatacttcctgatattatttttaaacctttgcccttctaatttaagactatgtcctcttgttgtggtaattttcCCTGTGGCATAGTCTGTTATTGAAGATGAGTGCCACTAGTTGTTATAAACGAATCGCCTATCACTGTTGAATGACCTCGGCAAAGAATCGTGATTTAAATGGGCTGTGAGCTCTTCTACTCTTTATTTTGGTGTAGCGCACATTATGTGACCAGGGGAAACCCTGAGTATCCTCCTTAGAAGATTcagaattcttttttttcattttttttttgcagacgcCTCTCCCATGTGTCAGGTCACCGCTCATACTACCTCCGTGGAGCTGGCTCCCTGTTGCAGTACGCCCTTGTTAACTTCACAATTAATAAACTTATGAAAAAGGTGACCAGTCTCTCGCAGATTGTACTGTATTTCTATGCCTTCTCGATCTCTGTATTTCATCTTTTCCGTCTTTTCTTTAGGGATTTATTCCGATGTCGGTACCGGACATGCTGAGAGGTGCCGTGTTTGTGAGTCCGTTTATCTGAACCAATATCTATCCTCCTCCTGTCCCGTTCTATGAACTCGCAATAAAGCACAATAGGAAAGTGCAAAGAATGTATTCTGTGCTCCCTTTCCTCTTACCGCTCTATTCTGCTCCTCATTTTCCTGCTGAGCTCACACCCCCCCCTGCACATTCTCACTGCCCTTCTGACCACCTCCTGTTactttcttcttctcccccttttTCAGGAAGGTTGCGGCATGCAGCCAGACGCTCAGAGTTCACAGGTTTATAATCTAGACCCCTCTCAATTCCCTGATTTAAACCTGGCTGGTACGTCTGAGGTTGGTATTGCAGGTGGGTGTCTTTGATATAGATTCACTCCTGTATTTGGCAGATTCACATTTCAAACTCTCTCTAAACCATCTATTCTCCAGGTTACTTCATGGATCACTCACAGACGCTGTCAGACCTCCCCCTCCGGTGAGCTGCTCCCACCAACCCTGGCTGCCTGGAtcctgtattttccctggctgtgcTAGGCTAGCCAGTCATACAATTTAAACTTCAAGACTATTtagattttaaaaagaaaacaacaacttTTAGTTCTCTTAGCGATCAAATGTACAAAAAATCTCACATATGTATGTTCCATATCCACCCTGCTTTTCCTTGTTCCAATCAGGTGTTGTAGTAGCACACTTTACCCTCTGCTCATACtcctctgtatcccctgacctttTCCATTATTATGTCATGAGAATGGGAGTCTGTCCTCGCTGTGTGCAGCTGCTTGCCTGCACGTCATTCTCTTTTTATCCCTCCATCAGAGCTCTTCTTTCACTGTCCTCTCCTAAAAAACAGATCCCCTGTTTCAGCATCGTGAATGCCTTTTAATACTCTCTTCTTCCTCTTCAGGACAGTTTGCTGCAGCACGTGTTACAGAGCAGAGACTGACGCAGGACGGGAAACCTGGGGTCTTTACCGAGTTCATCACTTCACTAAAGTCTGTACCTAGTCGCTGAAACTCCCAGCATGCATCTGTGTCCAGCACCCTTGCCTCATGCCTCTCATTCTTACCTCCTCAGGTTGAGATGTTTGGCGTCACAGCAAACGAGAGCGGCACGGAGAGCCAAGAGCTGCACAATGAATTCTTACAGCTGCAGAAAGAGATCTTCTCTGATCTCGGTTTACATTTCAAGTGAGGAACATAGCACAAGCTTAACTGGGTGATGTTCAGAGATATGGGGGGCGACTGCAGACTGTTTGTAGGTTCACTCTGAATACTATGTAAATGATTCTTCCGCAGGGTTCTCGATATGCCAACGCAGGAGCTGGGGCGGCCTGCGTACAAGAAGTATGACATTGAGGCATGGATGCCGGCACGGGGGAGTTACGGCGAGGTGAGCAAAGCCTGTGCAGGGAATAGATTTTTTTCTTCGCCTTCAGATACAACGGGGTTAGGTATAAAAAGTGTTGGGACTGGTGCAATAATGGAAAATGGGGAGACATGagtggaatgtgcctgctggtttCACTGGTGATTACCCCAATTCTAGTACGTTTAGTCCACTTTTCCCAATACAACACTTTTATACATACCTCCCACTATGAGAGGAGGATGGGTCATTTTGTGTTTAcaacatacacactatataaaaaaatatatatacatacatacagggagtgcagaattattaggcaaatgagtattttgaccacatcatcctctttatgcatgttgtcttactccaagctgtataggctcgaaagcctactaccaattaagcatattaggtgatgtgcatctctgtaatgagaaggggtgtggtctaatgacatcaacaccctatatcaggtgtgcataattattaggcaacttcctttcctttggcaaaatgggtcaaaagaaggacttgacaggctcagaaaagtcaaaaatagtgagatatcttgcagagggatgcagcactcttaaaattgcaaagcttctgaagcgtgatcatcgaacaatcaagcgtttcattcaaaatagtcaacagggtcgcaagaagtgtgtggagaaaccaaggcgcaaaataactgcccatgaactgagaaaagtcaagcgtgcagctgccaagatgccacttgccaccagtttggccatatttcagagctgcaacatcactggagtgcccaaaagcacaaggtgtgcaatactcagagacatggccaaggtaagaaaggctgaaagacaaccaccactgaacaagacacacaagctgaaacgtcaagactgggccaagaaatatctcaagactgatttttctaaggttttatggactgatgaaatgagagtgagtcttgatgggccagatggatgggcccgtggctggattggtaaagggcagagagctcccgtccgactcagacgccagcaaggtggaggtggagtactggtttgggctggtatcatcaaagatgagcttgtggggccttttcgggttgaggatggagtcaagctcaactcccagtcctactaccagtttctggaagacaccttcaagcagtggtacaggaagaagtctgcatccttcaagaaaaacctgattttcatgcaggacaatgctccatcacacgcgtccaagtactccacagcgtggctggcaagaaagggtataaaagaagaaaatctaatgacatggcctccttgttcacctgatctgaaccccattgagaacctgtggtccatcatcaaatgtgagatttacaaggagggaaaacagtacacctctctgaacagtgtctgggaggctgtggttgcttctgcacgcaatgttgatggtgaacagatcaaaacactgacagaatccatggatggcaggcttttgagtgtccttgcaaagaaaggtggctatattggtcactgatttgtttttgttttgtttttgaatgtcagaaatgtatatttgtgaatgttgagatgttatattggtttcactggtaaaaataaataattgaaatgggtatatatttgttttttgttaagttgcctaataattatgcacagtaatagtcacctgcacacacagatatccccctaaaatagctaaaactaaaaacaaactaaaaactacttccaaaaatattcagctttgatattaatgagttttttgggttcattgagaacatggttgttgttcaataataaaattaatcctcaaaaatacaacttgcctaataattctgcactccctgtatatatgtatgtatatgtcagattttgtatctctgtgttatgaccacaataataataacaacaaagtgtttaaccaggaaaggtacattcagctTACTCACGTaattttcaagtacgtcctggggatgttaccttagcccaacatccaggggatgttaccccatttaatggtactcattttatctacctcggaaggatgaagggcagagtcaaccctgccgggatttgaacctgcgacccaagggttgaacagatctactgaggaagcattagcccactgagattAAAGAGAAACTACactgtgtatattttgtatatgtaagCCGCCAATATATATCATAAATGTGTTTTAATTGGGGGGTTTTCTCTACCCTCTTGTCCAGTCATGCATATCATAAAATCGTCCCCTTATCATTACATCTCCCTTCCCAGATGAATCCGGTATGTCTTAAAGAAGTGTTTATTGTTTTTGTCAAGTGTCTTTCTCTTCGGTCCTGTAAATGTTTCTTGGTAAATCTACACTTtattttagaattctttgacactcttagggttttggtaaAGTCCAAAGACTCTCTGGATCTGCAAAATTCAGCCCACAGCACcagttagtttatttattttctacctAAGATTTCAAGTGCGTCAAACTGCACAGACTACCAGAGTCGGCGACTGAACATCATGTACCGCACCCCGACAGGAGAGCTGCGACACGCACATACAGTGAGTCCACATTCTATTTTACTTTCTGCTGCACAGGGTCACTGTATGTTCCATTAACTGGACTGTGCTCTTTCAGGTTAATGGCACGGCCTGCGCTGTACCACGTCTTCTCATCGCCATTCTAGAGTCTTACCAGTTAAAGGTGATTATGTTCCCACACCGATCCCAATGTGCAATCTGCCTAGCTTTACTTACCCTGCTCCTTGCACTATGAGCAGTTTCATTCTCCATTCTTGTTCTGTTTACTCTCTGCATCTGCAATGCCATAATTTGTCCTACCCAACCTTCATTATAGTCCTTTGTGTCTTCCCACAGGATGGACAGGTTCGCGTCCCAGCTGTCTTGCAACCTTTCATGGGGACAGATATTATTGAAAGACCACCCTACACCCCTGCAGAATACATTGGACCAGACCAGCGAAAATTCACGGGCAAGCCGCAGAAGAGTGTAGATTGAAGCTGGATTGGTGGGATTTGTCATGTGGCACAGACATCAGAGACTATGTG
This DNA window, taken from Pelobates fuscus isolate aPelFus1 chromosome 9, aPelFus1.pri, whole genome shotgun sequence, encodes the following:
- the SARS2 gene encoding serine--tRNA ligase, mitochondrial isoform X1; its protein translation is MAARMVTRCSVSCARALSSRTPAPQSRLYEHGREGYSHRPQLDMETLSRDLERAQREIEDRKGGERDLGGLVRTWEQLQKIRQDIQKLEDEKTQMAKEVKHLVLTHTKETLEKLPVYVSLRKRGKDIRQQLNSLYPEESDLDRSFYIRALRLPNRTHPDTPVGDESKARVLDIVGGKPKFDFELQNHLQLGEDLDIIRQRRLSHVSGHRSYYLRGAGSLLQYALVNFTINKLMKKGFIPMSVPDMLRGAVFEGCGMQPDAQSSQVYNLDPSQFPDLNLAGTSEVGIAGYFMDHSQTLSDLPLRTVCCSTCYRAETDAGRETWGLYRVHHFTKVEMFGVTANESGTESQELHNEFLQLQKEIFSDLGLHFKVLDMPTQELGRPAYKKYDIEAWMPARGSYGEISSASNCTDYQSRRLNIMYRTPTGELRHAHTVNGTACAVPRLLIAILESYQLKDGQVRVPAVLQPFMGTDIIERPPYTPAEYIGPDQRKFTGKPQKSVD
- the SARS2 gene encoding serine--tRNA ligase, mitochondrial isoform X2; this encodes MAKEVKHLVLTHTKETLEKLPVYVSLRKRGKDIRQQLNSLYPEESDLDRSFYIRALRLPNRTHPDTPVGDESKARVLDIVGGKPKFDFELQNHLQLGEDLDIIRQRRLSHVSGHRSYYLRGAGSLLQYALVNFTINKLMKKGFIPMSVPDMLRGAVFEGCGMQPDAQSSQVYNLDPSQFPDLNLAGTSEVGIAGYFMDHSQTLSDLPLRTVCCSTCYRAETDAGRETWGLYRVHHFTKVEMFGVTANESGTESQELHNEFLQLQKEIFSDLGLHFKVLDMPTQELGRPAYKKYDIEAWMPARGSYGEISSASNCTDYQSRRLNIMYRTPTGELRHAHTVNGTACAVPRLLIAILESYQLKDGQVRVPAVLQPFMGTDIIERPPYTPAEYIGPDQRKFTGKPQKSVD